The genomic stretch GTGTCCGGACGGGATGGGAGGTGAGGCACACGGGTTTTTTAGGGGGGTGCCACAATAATAAAGGGGGCTGTACAACCAAACCCGGGGGGGGGCTCCTTCGCCGGAGCTCCCCGCTCCCTTTTTGCCCCCCCCCCGGGGGGGGGTTGGGGCGCGCGCCCCCCCCCCCCCGGCCCACCCCCCCCCCCCCCCCCCCCCCCCCCCCCCCCCCCGCGTGTCCGGACGGGATGGGAGGTCAGGCCCCGGGATGATGGAGGGCGGACCCAACATCATCCCGGGGCCTGACCTCCCATCCCTGGCGTGGCGCGTCACGAAAGTGCTCCTGAATCGGGCTCTTGAATCCGCGAGGCCGATTGGGGCATCGGCTGGGCAGGATGCGCGCAGTACAGGCTATGTCAAAACCCCATCTGAGAGAGGCAACAACCCCCTGAAACGTCATTCCCGCGGAAGCGGGAATCCAGGGGTGGGGAGGGGGCGAAACGGGCGGGTCGGAACATGCTTTACGTGGTTGCAACGCCGATCGGGAATCTTGAGGACATTACGCTGCGGGCGTTGCGGGTGTTGCGGGAGGTGGACTTGATCGCGGCGGAGGATACGCGGCATACGCGCAAGCTGCTGAGCCGTTACGATATCGCGACGCCGGTGACGAGCTACCACGAGGGGAATGAGCGGACCAAGGCGGGGGTGCTGGCGCGGCGGCTGGAGGCGGGCGAGGACATCGCGCTGGTGTCGGACGCGGGTACGCCCACCATTTCGGACCCGGGCTATCACCTGATACGGGCGGCGGCGGAAATGGGGGTGGGGGTGACACCGGTGCCGGGGGTGTCGGCGGCCACGGCGGCTTTGAGCGTGTGCGGACTGGCGACGGACCGGTTCGTGTTCCAGGGGTTTTTGCCCGCGCGTCAGGGCCGGAGGCAGGAGGTGTTGCGACAGCTTGGGGAGGATGACCGTACCTTGGTGCTGTACGAGGCGCCGCACCGGATACGGGAGGCGTTGCGCGACATGTACGATGTCTTGGGCGACCGGGCGGCGATGGTGGGCCGGGAACTCACAAAGGTGC from Deltaproteobacteria bacterium encodes the following:
- the rsmI gene encoding 16S rRNA (cytidine(1402)-2'-O)-methyltransferase, with amino-acid sequence MLYVVATPIGNLEDITLRALRVLREVDLIAAEDTRHTRKLLSRYDIATPVTSYHEGNERTKAGVLARRLEAGEDIALVSDAGTPTISDPGYHLIRAAAEMGVGVTPVPGVSAATAALSVCGLATDRFVFQGFLPARQGRRQEVLRQLGEDDRTLVLYEAPHRIREALRDMYDVLGDRAAMVGRELTKVHEELLRGTLSELAERFDDADVKGEFVVVIAGRSERPPVSEEVLRAEIGRLLEAGGSANEVAKLVARTFSLAKRDVYKRVLEVAKRLPQ